GATCTTTCCCACATTTGGGCATCACTCGGAGCCTCAGCAGCCATCCCTGAAGGAGTAAGGGGTGCAGGGAGAAGAGGCAGCTTATGGTCCCTTGGTCATCCCTTCCTGACTTCAGGAGACAGGCCTCGTCCGGCTCCTCCGTCGAGAGATAGCAGCTGTTTTCCGAGATAACCGAATGATAGCTGTCTGCCAGAACGTGGCTCTGAGTGCAGAGGACAAGCTTCTTATGCGGCACCAGCTGCGGAAACACAAGATCTTGATGAAGATCTTCCCCAACCAGGTAGGGAGCAGCTCTCTGTCGTGGGTTGCCCATATTCCCCTCCCCGCCAACTCAGACCCTGGTGTCTTTCCTAGATAGGGCTCTTCCGATTCCTCCCCTCCACAGACAACCCTTTGGTCTGGTGCTGAAACTGCAGTTAGGGGCTGAGGAGACCCTTATCTGGATGCCACCTGTGACCACAGTATGTGGCTTTTCCTTCTACTCATACCCAGTAAGCCCTTCTTTCCTGCTGTTCCAGGTCCTGAAGCCCTTCCTGGAGGATTCCAAGTACCAAAACCTGCTCCCTCTTTTTGTGGGTCACAACCTGCTGCTCGTTAGTGAAGAGCCCAAGGTCAAGGAGATGGTGCGAATCTTGAAGGGCGTGCCTTTTCTGCCATTGCTTGGTGAGCAGGTGGTCCTGCTAGTTGAGGTGGGGGTGATGGGGAGTGGGTGCTACGACAGCCTGGTGCCATCTGCTAGGTATTTGTAGGGAAAACTGTGGACATCCTTGGAGGGGTATCCTTTCGTGGTTGGGGCCTGAGTCAGTAGCAACATTTGTTGAAGGCTGCCTGTGTTGTCTCCCTACTGAAGATtcaggaaggcagagagaaggctTTGTGGGGAGAGAAAGTTCAGACACCTTGAGTCTAGCAGTGGGGAGGTGGGTGCTGAAACCCTCACAAAGATACTTAAAGCAAGTAGCCCAAGGGCAGCGTGCTGAGGGAGAGCGGGCATGCTTCCCAGACTCCCCGATGCTAAGAATCCATGGAGGTGCTTCTACAGAGAATACTGATTTCATAGGTATAGGTCTTTGTGGGGTGGAGAGTAGGAATCCGTGTTTATAATCTCATCCCCCTCCCCTTAACCACACACTCCTCGGTTCCAAGAAAGTTTAGGAAGCAGTGACTTAGTGGGGGTTGGGCCAGGGGGATGTGTTATGTAAGGGTTTTTAGGGaatgggggaggggatggggcaCAAGTGGGAACCAGATTTGGAGGAAGGCTGAGAGTGGCGAATGGCAATGGAGAGCAAATCGCCCTTCTCCACCTAGAGTTGGAACATTGttttcagagaagaaagaacattGTTTTGCCATCTGTGGGAGCCTCGCTGACCCTCTGTTCTTCCAGGTGGCTGCATTGATGACACCATCCTCAGCAGGCAGGGCTTCATCAACTACTCCAAGCTTCCCAGCCTGGCCCTGGTGCAGGGGGAGCTGGTAGGAGGGCTCAGCTTCCTCGCAGCCAGGACCTGCTCTCTGCTTCAGCACCAGCCCCACCATCTGACTGCCCTCTTGGATCAGCACATCAGACAGCAGCATGAGGGAGACTCCATCGCGCCAGCCAGTGGGCAGCCCACTGGTGATCCTGCGAATCCTGTTCTGGACTCCTAGCCAGCTCGTTGTCCCCAGCCTGCCCATAAATATACTCTGCCCCCATTGGCTGTGCCATTCTCCATTGAAGATGGGAGAACTTGGGGTGGGGAGTGGCATTTGTTACCTGGCTCCCACTGACAATGACCTCAGGTACAGAGCCACTCAGAGATGCAGAGCGACTCCATTTCAGAATGGACGCTCTTAATCTCTGTCTTTGTTCCTAGTTTTCCCAACTTGGGACCTGATAGAAGCGGTCTCTTTCAGCTCCCAAGGTCCCAGAGAAGCTGAGCAGATGAGGATATTGCCCTCGTCTCCGTGTTTACTATCCTTTGTGGCATGTGTCTCTCAGCCTGTCCCTTTGGGGGTCTGACATACCAGAATGGCTCAACTGAGTAATTGTGGTAAGGATGGCATCTGTTGAGAGCCTACTGTGCTTACCACTTTACATGTGTGTGTTCCTTTATTTCTCACGATGTGAAGAAAGCTAAAGGGTGGAGAGGTTAGACACCCTGCTCAAGGTCGTGCAGTTAGTAGGTGGCAGACCAGGGACTTGAACCAGGCCCCTTGCTCTGAAGACTGTGCCCTGGATTTCTACACCAGAGCTTCCTCATCTGGGTGCCAGTTGTGTCTGAATGTTAACTCTCCACTCCCGGCATGTGCCATGTTACGGAAAGGTTGGGGTTGCTGCTCTGTGATAAAGTACAATGTGTTTTACCTTATCTGTTGTGGTGGTCACAAGCTTACCTTCCCTGAAGACTTATTCTCAGGGTCATTTCTGACTCTCACTTCCCTCCCTAGAAAATCCTTCTATCCCCAAGCCTGTTACCTCCCTGTATCTACTCCCACAAATGACATCTCACATGCTTGTCCTTTTGAAGGCAGCTACCAGCTTTTCCAATAGCTAACATCTCTCAGGTGGTTCTGAGCAAAAGAACTGGGGGAAACCAGGATTCTGTATTATGAGGGGGCTTGGGGTCTTTCAAGTGGGAGGCTTTATTGAAGTGTAAGGGAAGCAGAAGTTCCtaatgaggagagagaggatGTTTAACTAGAAGCCACTAGGTAAGCTTCCAGCCCCCAGTGGGTCCTGACCTGATGGGGCATCACCCCAATATACAGCCTCAGTGTGGGGGTGGCCAAGTGGTTGTCTCAAGCCGTAACTGCTCTGCTGTCTCTGCTCATGACACTTGTTCTTGGTAAGAGTGCATTCTGGGTGGACAtagtggggtggggagaaggtggCTGCTGAGTATTCCTCCCAGACTTGGAGCAGTGCCACAGCTTCCATAGTCCTGGACAGACACTGCCCTGGCAGCGATGAC
The sequence above is a segment of the Manis pentadactyla isolate mManPen7 chromosome 4, mManPen7.hap1, whole genome shotgun sequence genome. Coding sequences within it:
- the MRPL10 gene encoding 39S ribosomal protein L10, mitochondrial isoform X2, which codes for MHFDRQKLMAVTEYIPPKPAVNPQCLPPPPSPPQEETGLVRLLRREIAAVFRDNRMIAVCQNVALSAEDKLLMRHQLRKHKILMKIFPNQVLKPFLEDSKYQNLLPLFVGHNLLLVSEEPKVKEMVRILKGVPFLPLLGGCIDDTILSRQGFINYSKLPSLALVQGELVGGLSFLAARTCSLLQHQPHHLTALLDQHIRQQHEGDSIAPASGQPTGDPANPVLDS
- the MRPL10 gene encoding 39S ribosomal protein L10, mitochondrial isoform X1, which gives rise to MAATAAAMLRGGHLPQAGWLPTLQIVRWGSKAVTRHRRVMHFDRQKLMAVTEYIPPKPAVNPQCLPPPPSPPQEETGLVRLLRREIAAVFRDNRMIAVCQNVALSAEDKLLMRHQLRKHKILMKIFPNQVLKPFLEDSKYQNLLPLFVGHNLLLVSEEPKVKEMVRILKGVPFLPLLGGCIDDTILSRQGFINYSKLPSLALVQGELVGGLSFLAARTCSLLQHQPHHLTALLDQHIRQQHEGDSIAPASGQPTGDPANPVLDS